In Pirellulales bacterium, one genomic interval encodes:
- the trpD gene encoding anthranilate phosphoribosyltransferase has translation MIAVLGRLSGGQNLSQQEMTSTMDAVMRGELPDEQIALLLMALRSKGETVEELAGAAVSLRRYMTRIRSSHEIVIDTCGTGGVGSKLFNISTAAALVVAAAGVPVAKHGNRAVTSRSGSADVLTALGVNIAADVATVERCLHELGICFCFAPMMHPSMKRVGEVRRRLGVPTIFNLLGPLCNPAGAPFQLLGVGKPELRQTLAQALALLGTKRSAVVSGEGNLGEVTIAGTTWVAEVTESGEKEHRWTAADFGLSASNTLDELAVEDAQQSAAIIRRVLSGDRGVARDIVVANAAAALWVVGKQCSLSANAQLAQHAIDSGAAQDLLQQLARITSMKP, from the coding sequence ATGATTGCCGTCCTAGGCCGACTTTCTGGCGGTCAAAACCTGTCCCAGCAGGAAATGACCTCAACGATGGATGCCGTGATGCGCGGCGAACTGCCCGACGAGCAAATCGCCCTGCTGCTGATGGCGTTGCGATCAAAAGGGGAAACGGTCGAGGAGTTGGCGGGGGCAGCAGTTTCGCTCCGCAGATACATGACGCGGATTCGCTCGTCTCACGAAATTGTGATCGACACCTGCGGCACTGGCGGCGTGGGGTCGAAGCTGTTCAACATCAGCACTGCGGCGGCGCTGGTCGTTGCCGCCGCGGGTGTGCCGGTCGCAAAACACGGGAACCGCGCGGTGACAAGTCGAAGCGGATCGGCTGACGTTCTAACGGCATTGGGCGTAAATATTGCGGCGGATGTGGCGACGGTGGAGCGCTGCCTGCACGAACTTGGCATCTGCTTTTGCTTTGCGCCGATGATGCACCCGTCGATGAAACGTGTGGGAGAAGTGCGGCGGCGACTTGGCGTGCCGACGATCTTCAATCTGTTAGGCCCTCTGTGCAATCCGGCTGGCGCTCCGTTTCAGCTACTGGGTGTTGGAAAACCGGAACTTCGCCAGACGTTGGCGCAAGCGTTGGCATTGCTGGGAACAAAGCGCTCCGCGGTTGTCAGCGGCGAGGGAAATTTGGGAGAAGTGACCATTGCCGGTACGACATGGGTCGCAGAAGTGACCGAAAGCGGAGAGAAGGAGCATCGTTGGACCGCAGCCGACTTTGGTTTGTCTGCATCCAACACCCTCGACGAATTGGCTGTGGAAGACGCCCAGCAAAGCGCGGCGATTATCCGACGCGTGCTGTCTGGCGACCGAGGGGTGGCACGCGACATTGTTGTCGCCAATGCCGCCGCCGCTTTGTGGGTGGTAGGAAAGCAATGCTCACTGTCCGCCAATGCGCAGCTAGCCCAGCACGCCATTGACAGCGGTGCTGCCCAAGACTTACTCCAGCAGCTAGCTCGAATAACATCGATGAAACCATGA